The genomic window ACCTTCTCTTATGAAAATAATGCTCTTAAAAAAATAAACGGAGTCAGCGGTGGTTGGAATATGTCAAAAAGCAGTATTAATGACACTTATTTTCAATCGACTTACAGCGGTATTTTAGTTTATGATAATCCTGCGGATCTTTCACAATATAAAATTATAAAAGACCTTGCCAAACCAATAAAATATGTAGCGCAGAATAAAAAAAATGAAATCTGGGCTGCAGATAATTATCGCGGTTTATATCGTGTCCTGTTAGATGATAATTATAATACGCTCAAAGTTGAAAATGTCACACAGCAAAGCAAAATACAAAATGATTTCGGAATCAAAATTTTTGAATTTAGGAAAGAGATACTCTTTCTAATTAATAATACTTGGTATACTTATAATTCTATTTCTAATAAACTGGAAGAAAATGCATTGTTTAATGCCAGTTTTAAAAATGTAACAGACGTTGTTTCAATAGATGAAGATCATTTTATGGTTTTGCAAAACGATATATTATATCATATTTATGCCGAAGGAAATAAGTTTGTTTGGAATATCATTCAAGAAAAATATTATAAAGGAAAACTCATAAATGAAAATTTAAGAATCTTTAAAAAAGATAATTACTATTTGTTCAATCTGGACGATGGATTTATTTCGCTTAAGCTTGAGTATGAAAACAAACAAAATTCAAAAGTTGAAATAGAAGCCTTCAGCAATGATGTTTTAATTCCGAGTCAGTCAAAAATTAAATTTAATACAGAATTAAAGATAAATGTAATTTCAGGAATTTATGGCGCAAGTAAACCTAATCTGTTTTATAAGCTCGATAAAGAGAAAGATTTTGTTTCTATTTCAGATGGATTAATTATTCTAAACAATCTTAGCAGTGGTTATCATTCTGTAGAAATATTTAAGCACGATGGCGCTACTTATGATAAAGTTTCAACTTATAAATTTAAAGTTGCAGAACCGTGGTATTTTTCTTTTTGGATGATTCTCTTGTATCTACTAATTGTGGGAGCGGTTTTATTTTTCTATTACAAATGGAATAAACTGCGCTACATGCAAAAACTAAAATTGCAGGCAGAAGAATTAAAACATCAAAGAGAGATTCTTGAAATGGAGTTGAAGAAAGAAAACGAGATTAATCTTCAAGAATACGAAAAACACATTCTAGAACTTGAACTGCAGACAAAATCTTCCGAAGTTGCAGGCAAATCATTATCGATTGCTAAGCAGACTGAGATGATTGATAAAATTCAAGAAATTTTAGAGAAAGAAAAAGATTTCAGTAAGCTTAAAAGTGAAATTAAAAAAGCAATAAAGATTAATGAAGTTAATAAACACGAATGGGAAATATTTGAAACCAATTTGAATCAAATCCATAATGAGTTTATTATTAACTTATCAAAAAAATATCCGCACCTAACTCCAAAAGATATAAAACTGTGTGTTTATCTTAAAATGAACCTATCTTCAAAGGAAATTGCGCCTATGATGAACATCTCTTTTAGGGGAGTTGAATTGCACAGATACCGCCTTAGAAAGAAGTTAAGCCTAACCCAAGACGAAAACCTGTCCAAGTTTTTATTAAGTCTGTAAGATTTGATTTTGATTTTTACAGAATTTATATTTTTGCATACCAATTTTTGCATAATTCCAATACATCATTACTACATCATAAGGTTATGTTAACAAAATTTATTTAACATTTATTATGTTGATTTTCATTAGAATATGCTTGAATTTTAACACAATGATGTAGCTGTGTTGTAGTGGTAATTGATGTACTACAACGTTGTAATTGTTTAATTTGGCTCTACTAACTTAAACGATTACGTACTGTATGAAAAATTTTATTTTTAGCTTTTTAGCGCTCTTGTTGCTGCCATCATATATGATGGGGCAGGCACAAGCAATCAAAGGGAAGGTAGTAGACAGTAGTGGAATGGGAATTCCAGGAGCAATTATTAGCGCTCCAGAATCCAAAGCCTCTGCAGATGCTGACTTTGACGGTAATTTTACCATTAATGCTAAAGTTGGAGAAACTCTTAAGATCTCTATGCTTGGCTTCGATGCAGTTTCTGTGCCGGCAGCTGCAGGTGTAATGTCTATTACTTTAAAAGAAGCAGGCGATACTGCTTTAAAAGAAGTAGTTGTTATAGGATATGGTACCAGAAAGAAAATTGATAATACTTCTGCTGTAAGCTCATTAAAATCAGAAGAAATTACCAAAATGAAGGTAGCAAATGCAACTCAAGCTATTCAAGGTAAAGCGGCGGGGGTTCAGGTAACTGCTTCAAACACTCCTGGTGGAACACCTTCTGTTGTTATTAGAGGGGTTGGAACTGCATTAGGAGGAAGAAATCCTTTATATGTTGTTGATGGTATGCCAACTGACAATATAAATAACATTAATACTAATGACATTACTTCTTATGAAGTTTTAAAAGATGCTTCTGCTCTTGCTATTTATGGTACAAGGGGTGCAAATGGGGTTATCATGATTACTACTAAAGCAGGAAAAGGAAAATTGACTGTAGATGTTGATAGTTACAGTGGTTTTAAAACTGCTTTGAAAAAAGTAAAAATGGCTAACAGCGAGGAGTTTGCTCGTTATAGTAATGCCGCTTTTAATGATCCAAACAAATTTTCTTTAAATCAGCCAGTTAATACAAATTGGTATGATGCAATTACAAGAACAGGTACATTTACAGAAAATAATATTGCTATCTCTGGATCATCAGAAAGTGTTAAGTATTTTTTAAGTGCTGCCAACTACGAAGAGAAAGGAATTTTAAATGGAACAGATTATTCTCGTACAACTATTAGAAATAATAATGAGTATAAAATTTCAGACAAACTTAAATTAAGTCAAAATTTCAGTGTTACGTCTATTAAAAACACACCGAAACCATTATCTGCATTTACTACAGCTTATAGACAATCGCCTATAATTCCTGTACGTTTTGCTGATGGAAAATATGGTGTTCCATTTGTTAATAATGGAGTAGCTGCAGAAACGGGTTCACAATTCAATTCAGTTGGAAATCCAGTAAGTGCAGTAGATTTCAACGATGAAAAACAACAAACGGTTATTCTTCAAGGTGGTTTAAAATTAGATTATGATATTACAAAATCATTAAAATTTACATCTCAATTTAACGGAGAATTTTATACGTATAAACAATATAACTACGTAGATAATTTAGCTATTTGGTTAGCAGCAGATCCAAATAGAGTTGAATCAGGTTACGATACAAATAGTTTAAATATAAATACTTTAACTAGAAATAGAGATCAATATTTCAACTGGAATTTATCTAACTATTTAACTTACAATAAAGTATTTGCAGAAATTCACGATGTAGAAGTTACAGCAGGTATAGAAACGAATGTAATTGGTACAAGAGAAAAATTAACAGTTACCAGAAAAAATGTAGAAGCTAATTCTAACTACTGGGCACTAGACAATGTTCCTTACGGACCAAGTGTTGTAGGGTATGGTGATGTAGCATTAAGCCAAAAGAAATTATCATCTTATTTTGCCCGTTTCCAATATAAATTAATGGACAAATATCTATTGACTGGAACTGTAAGACGTGATGGATCATCTCAGTTTTCTGATGGAAATCGCTGGGGAACATTCCCGTCATTAGGTGCTGGGTGGATCGTATCTAAAGAAAACTTTTTGAAAGACTCTAAAACAATTAATTTATTAAAAATTAGAGGTTCTTGGGGTAAATTAGGAAATCAAAATGTTCCATTAAATAATCAAACATTTACATCAGGTTTAAATTATGGACCAGATTCAGGTCAGGGAATCAGTGTAGATTCATCTATTGATCCTAACTTATCTTGGGAAGTTGTAGAAGAACTTTCTGCAGGTTTTGATATTGAAATGTTTAACAACAGATTAAAAGGATCTTTCGATGTTTATGATAAAAATACTGAAAATGCAATTTTATATGTTATTCCTCTTTCAACTTCAGGATTGACACAAAGAACTGCTACTCACGTTGGGGAAGTATCTAATAAAGGTTATGAGATTTCTTTGCGTTGGGATGATAAAATTAATGACAATTTAAGCTACTGGGTAGGGGGTAACTTCTCTCATAATCAAAATAAATTGTCTAGTTTAAATAATCCATCGATTGCACAGATTATTGGGGGTAATTTAGGAAATGGACAAAATACTAAATTATTATATAATACATCTGTAGGACAGCCATTGGGTAGTTTCTTCATGTACGAATATGCGGGAGTTGATCCTGCAAATGGTCAAATGTTGTACTATAATGCAAGTGGAGACAAAGTTCCTCAAGGGTCATTAAATGAAGTTAATGATAAAAAATATTTTGGATCGGTTCTTCCAACTCTAAATTACGGAGTTACTTTAGGTTTAAATTATAAAAATATTGATTTCTCTGTTGATGGTTATGGAACAGGTGGAGCAAAAGTTTATAATGGTAAAAAAGCACAACGTTTTTCAGGTGAAAATATAGAAGCTTCTTTAACTAGAGATTTCTGGACTCCAACTAATACCACAGCTTCAAATCCAGCACCATTTAATTACGTTCCAGTTGCTTCAACTTATTACTTAGAATCAGCGGATTTCTTTAGAATTAACAACATTACTGTAGGATATAAACTTCCTTTAAAAGAAGATGGCTTTATCAGTTTCTGTAGACTATATGTGAATGCGGTTAATCCGTTTATTACTCAGAAATTCTCAGGATTTTCGCCAGAAGCGTTAGGGGATGGAGAATTAGTAACAGGTACTCAGGGTGTTGAGCTTGATGCTTACCCTTCATTGAGATCATTTGTTATTGGAGCAAATTTAAAATTTTAATATTATGAAAAGACTTTATATATCACTTTTACTTGCTGGGCTTCTCTTTTCAGGATGTTCAGATGATTTTTTAGATGTGGATCAAACGGATAAAATTCCAGTTGATATAGAATACCTTAATACAGATAGTAAAGCTACTGAATTGGTTACATCTATTTATAACCAGTTTTTATCTTGGGACATGTCATCTTTTGGATGGAACGCTGTTACAAGTATAATTTCAGATGATGCTGATAAAGGATCTGACCCTGGAGATACAGGAACAGATAAAGACGTTATTGATGCTTTAACTTACAATGCTTCAACTCCATCATTTGAAAGTGTTTGGAAAGCAAATTATGCAGGAATTAATAGATGTAATCAAGCATTAACATACCTTCCTCAATTAGATAAAGTTACGCCAGCATTAAAAAACAGATTAATTGGTGAAGCAAAATTTATGAGAGCTTTCATGTATTTTACATTAGTAAAAGGTTATGGAGGTGTTCCAATTGTAGACCGCTTAGCAAATACACCATTATCTGAAGAGGATAAAGTAATGCAGTTAACTCGAAAAACAGCTGCAGAAGTGTATACTTTTATTGAAAAAGATTTAGCTGAAGCAGCTGAATTATTACCAGAAAAAGGAACTTATTCTGGTAACGACAAACAAAGAGTTTCTAAAGGTTCTGCATATGCATTGTTAGCAAAAGTTAGCTTATACCAAAAGAAATGGCAGGAAGTAATTGATAACTGTGATAAAGTAACAGGTTATTCGTTAGTTTCAGATTATTCTTTGCAGTTTAAAAAAGAAGGAGAGTTTGGTTCTGAATCTATTTTTGAAATTAATGGTGTTGGTTCACCAACTTCAGATTTAAAATTAGGAATTGGTAATTATACTGTTTCTCAAGCGCCTAGAGGTGCTGGAGGATGGGGATGGGGTTTCAATACGCCATCACAAGGTTTAGCAGATGCTTATGAAGCAGGTGATGTTAGAAGAGCGGCTACAATTATCTTTAGAGGATCAGTTTTATATGATGGACGTGTAGTTGCATCAACTGTAACCAATCCAATGTATAACTATAAAGCTTATTCGTCTGATTTTTACAATGTTGAGTTTACAGATACTAATCTTAGATACTTAAGATATGCTGAAGTTTTATTAATGAAAGCAGAAGCATTAAATGAGTTAGGCCAAACAGGTGCAGCGACTCCTTTATTGAATCAAGTAAGACACAGAGCTAATTTAGGTGATACTCCTGCAGTTTCTCAAGCAGACGCTAGAACTGCTATCTGGAAAGAAAGAAGAGTAGAATTAGCTTTCGAACATGACAGATGGTTTGATCTTGTTAGAACTGGTCAGGCTCCTGCTGCAATGGCTGCTGACGGAAAAACTTTTATAGTTGGTAAACACGAATTGTTTCCAATACCAACATTCTTCATTAGAGAATCAGTAGGATACTCAAGTCAAAACCCTGGTGGTTATTAATTAATATTTTTTAATCACTCCCTTCAAACTTTTGAAGGGAGTGATTATTATTAAATTTTAAACTTTTATAATGATTAGAATTTCAGTTTTATTTTTAGCTTTTACTTTTTTTGGTTGTGGATCGAATGCGGATAAGGCAAAAGAAAATGCAGAAGAAAATACTTCTGGCGTTGCATTAACAGATGAGCAGCTATTGGATGCTGTACAAAAACAAACTTTTAAATATTTCTGGGATTACGCAGAACCCAATTCTGGTTTAGCCAGAGAGCGCTATCATCCAGACGGAAATTATCCTGAAAATGATTCAAATATTGTAACAACAGGGGGTTCTGGTTTTGGTTTAATGGCTTTGGTTTCAGGTATGTCTCAAGGTTATATTACCAAAGAACAAGGTGTAGAAAGACTGAACAAAATTGCAGATTTTTTAGGCAAAGCAGATCGTTTTCATGGAGCATGGTCTCATTGGATCGATGGAAATACAGGAAAAGTAAAACCTTTTGGAACCAAGGATAATGGCGGCGATTTAGTCGAAACTTCATTTTTGGTTGCAGGGATGATTACAGTTCGTGAATATCTTAAAGATGGTTCAGAAAAAGAAAAAGCAGTTGCTCAAAAATACGATGCACTTTGGAAAGGCGTGGAGTGGAATTGGTATACTAACAACAAAAATGTACTATACTGGCATTGGTCGCCTAATTACGCATGGCAAATGGATTTTCCATTAAAAGGATATAATGAATGTTTAATTACTTATGTAATGGCAGCATCTTCGCCGACATATTCTATTGATGCTAAAGCATATCATGAAGGATGGGCGAGAGGCGGGGACATCGTTTCTCCTAAAACAAAATATAACATTCCTTTAATTTTAAAACATAACGGTGCAGAAGAATTCGGTGGTCCTTTATTCTGGGCGCATTATTCTTATGTAGGTTTAGATCCAAATCAATTGAGCGATCAATATGCAAATTACTGGGATTTAAACGTAAATCAAACTAAAATAAATTATCAATATTGTGTTGAAAATCCAAACAAGGTTGAGGGATATGGTGCTGATTATTGGGGACTAACAGCGTCATATTCCAGAAACCCTGATGGTTCTATTGGATACAATGCACATATGCCAAGCAATGATCAAGGTGTAATTTCTCCAACCGCCGCAATAAGTTCAATTGTATATACGCCGAAAGAATCAATGGCTTTCATACGCAATCTATACGAAAACCATAAACAAGAAACTTGGGGCAATGCAGGTTTTTATGATGCTTTAAGTTTAGGAAATAAATGGGTTGCAAAACGTTATTTAGCAATCGATCAAGGTCCTGAAGTGGTGATGATAGAAAACTACAGAACTGGTCTATTATGGAAATTATTCATGAATGCTCCTGAAGTAAAACAAGGTTTGACAAAACTTGGATTTAAATCAGGAAAATATGGGATTTAAAAAACAAGCATGAAGTATAAATTAGTTTTTTTATCCCTGTTGATTTCGACATTTTGTTTTAGCCAAAGTGAAACAAGTGGAAAAATTAACACCGTCATAATGGCAAAGTATGAGTTGGGCTATGTGTTACATAAACCTGCAAATACAAAAGAAAAAAAGCCTTTAATAGTTTTTATCTCTGGAGATGGGGAAAAAGGAACTGATCTTGAAAAAGTAAAAATTAATGGTCCTTTAAAATATCTAAAAACGCATCAATTAGAAACATACGTTTTGGCTCCTCAATGTAAAGAAGATGAAAACTGGGATATAGAATCGATTTATCAGCTGATTTTAAAAATCCAGAAAGAAAACAAAATTGATTCAGAAAGAATATATGTTACTGGTTTGAGCTCAGGCGGCTGGGCTTCATGGAATTTGGCTTTTGCACATCCGGATCTATTTGCAGCAAACGTACCTGTCGCTGGTTTTGTAGATTTAATTCAGTTAGAGCACGCTTGTGAAATAGCCAATATTCCAACCAGAATTTATCACGGATTATTGGATGATGTTGTAAACGTGAACTATGCGATCACGATTTACAAAGAATTGAAAAAATGTAATGCAAAAGATGTAAAGCTGACCATTTTTGATGATGCCAATCACGACAGCTGGACAAGAGTTTATGATAATGCAGCAATCTATGACTGGATGTTACAGCAGAGAAAAACGAATACAAACAAATAAATTAAATAGAATGAAAAACAAATTAGTCTTACTTTTTTTAGGATGTGCTGTTTTGGGTTACGCTCAAAAAAAGAACACTAAAAATACAGTGAAAATTAAACCAAAGTCTGAATTTGTAGCAGAGTTAATGTCAAAAATGACTCTAGACGAGAAATTGGGTCAGTTAAACTTGCCAACATCCGGTGATATCACTACAGGGCAGGCAAACAGCTCAAATGTGGCAAAAAATATTGCTGAAGGTAAAGTGGGAGGTTTGTTTAACATTAAATCAGTTCAAAAAATTAAAGAGGTACAGAAAATCGCGGTTGAAAAAAGCCGTTTGAAAATTCCGCTGCTTTTTGGTATGGACGTTATTCACGGTTACGAAACAACATTTCCAATTCCTTTAGGACTTTCTTGTACTTGGGATATGGGATTAATTGAAAGAAGTGCACAGATTGCTGCAAAAGAAGCAAGTGCAGACGGAATTAACTGGACATTCTCTCCAATGGTTGACGTTTCTCGCGATCCTCGCTGGGGAAGAGTTTCTGAAGGTTCAGGAGAAGATCCATATTTAGGAAGCCAGATTGCAAAAGCAATGGTTAATGGTTACCAGCAGCATGATCTTTCTAAAAATAATTCAATTTTAGCTTGTGTAAAACACTTTGCTTTATACGGTGCACCAGAAGGCGGACGTGATTATAACACGGTAGACATGAGCCACATTAGAATGTTTAATGATTATTTTCCTCCTTACAAAGCAGCAGTTGATGCTGGTGTAGGATCGGTTATGGCATCTTTCAACGAAATTGACGGAATACCAGCAACAGGAAATAAATGGTTAATGACAGATGTTCTTAGAAAACAATGGGGGTTCAAAGGTTTCGTGGTAACAGACTTTACTGGTATTCCTGAAATGATCGAGCACGGAATGGGAGATTTACAACAAGTTTCGGCTTTATCATTAAACGCTGGTGTTGAGATGGATATGGTTGGAGAAGGTTTCTTAGGAACGTTAAAAAAATCTTTAGATGAAGGAAAAGTAAAAATCGAAACAATCGATAACGCTGTAAAACTTATTTTAGAAGCAAAATATGATTTAGGATTGTTCCAAGATCCGTATAAATATTGTGACGAAAAAAGAGCTAAAACTGAAATCTTTACAATGGATAGCAGAAAAGAAGCACGTCAAATTGCCTCACAATCATTGGTTTTATTAAAAAATCAAAACCAATTATTACCTCTTAAAAAATCAGGTACTATTGCACTTATCGGACCATTAGCTGATGCTAAAGAAAATATGCCTGGAACTTGGAGTGTAGCTACTAAAATGGAAAATGCCGTTTCATTACTAGCAGGAATCAAAGAAGTTGCAGGAGCTGGTACTAAAGTTTTATACGCTAAAGGAGGTAATTTAGATTATGATGAAACTTTTGAAACAAACGCTACAATGTTTGGAAAAACATTACACCGTGATGCACGTTCAAAAGAAGATTTGTTAGCAGAAGCTTTAAAAGTTGCTCAACAATCAGATGTAATTGTTGCTGCTCTTGGAGAATCTGCAGAAATGAGCGGGGAATCTAGCAGCCGTACAAACTTGGAAATTCCACAAGCACAAAAAGACTTATTAAACGCTTTATTAAAAACAGGAAAACCAGTTGTTTTAGTTTTATTTGACGGACGTCCACTAGTGATTACTGAAGAAGAAAAAACAGTTCCAGCGATTTTAAACGCTTGGTTTGCGGGGACAGAAGCTGGTTATGCTATTGCTGATGTTTTATTTGGAGATGTAAATCCTTCTGGGAAATTGACTTCAACTTTCCCAAGAAGTGTTGGACAATTACCAATTTACTACGCACACAAAAATACAGGAAGACCACTTTCTAATTCTGAAGGAAAATTCGAAAAATTTAGATCAAACTATATTGACGAAAGAAACGAGCCTCTATTCCCATTCGGATTTGGTTTAAGTTATACAACTTTTGATTATTCAAACTTGAAAATTTCTTCTGATAAAATGAATTTCAGCGGGAAATTAAAAGTAACAGTTGACGTAACAAACACTGGAAATTTTGACGGAAAAGAGACGGTTCAATTATACATTAGAGATTTAGTGGGTTCAGTAACAAGACCAGTTAGAGAACTAAAAGGTTTCCAAAAAATAACACTTAAAAAAGGTGAAAAACAAACAGTAAGTTTCGACATTACTGTTGAAGATTTAAAATTTTATAACTCTGATTTGCAATTTGCGGCAGAGCCTGGACAGTTTGATATTTTCGTTGGAGGAAATTCAAATTCCGATAAGAAAGTTAGTTTTGAGTTAACTAAATAGTTGGTTTATTGATTAGTGAGAAGCCCTTCATTTGGAGGGCTTTTTTTTAAACTGAAAAACCTTTTTTGTAATTTTTTAACTACGTTTATGATGAATACGTTTAAAATATCCCGCTCGATTTTTTTATTAGCAATGCTATTTGCTTTTTTTTCTTGCAATGCACAAAAAAATGCAATTGTAGCACATCGCGGTGCGTGGAAAAATAATAACCTGCCAGAAAACTCTATTGCCGCACTTAGACACGCAATTGATTTAAAACTCCCAGGTTCAGAATTCGATGTTTGGAGAACTGCAGATGATTCTCTCGTTATCAATCATGATGCACATTACAACAAGATGCTGATTGAAGAAACCAATTATGCAGATTTGATCAAATTTAAACTTTCCAATGGAGAGAAACTTCCAACATTGCATGAATATATTTCAGAAGGTAAAAGAAACAACAAACAGACTCTTTTGGTCTGCGAAATAAAACCTTCAGAAATAAGTAAGGAAAGAGGAAAAAAGACTGCGTTAATGGCAGTTGAAACTATTAAAAAACTCAAAGCAGATAAAAACACTTGTTACATAAGCTTTGATTACGATATTCTAAAGCAGATTAGAATCGTTGATGCCGAAACTTCTTTGCAATATTTAGAAGGAAATAAATCGCCGAAAGAAGTAAAAGCAGATAAAATTAATGGTGTAGATTATCATTATTCTGTATTTCAAAAACATCCAGAATGGATACAAGAAGCCAAAGACAACAAAATTATCCTAAACGCTTGGACAGTGAATGAAGCTGCAGATATGGATTGGATTATTAATCAAAAATTCAATTACATAACAACGAATGAACCTGAACTTTTAAAGGAAAGATTAAATCTTAAAAAATAATCTTGGAACTTACCAAACAAATCTAAAAATGAAAAAGATACATAAACTGATGACCTTGCCGATTTTATTTGTGATAGTATTTAGTCACAATTTATTGGCGCAGAATTTAGGTAAAACAGAATGGTTTGATCCTAGCAGACCAGCAACAACTTATTGTAATCCCATTAATATTGGGTACAATTATACAACTCATAATCATAACAGAATTCCAGAATCGCGTCGTTCAAGTGCAGATCCTGTGATTATTACCTATAAAGGCGAATATTATTTATTTGCGACCAATCAGGCAGGTTTCTTTTGGAGTAAAGATATGTCTGACTGGAATTTTGTTTACGGAAGTTTCCAAAGAGAACCAGGCGACGATGACCAATGTGCGCCTGCAGCTTGGGTTGTAAACGACACACTATTTTACGTTGGTTCTACTTGGAAAAGAGATCATCCAATCTGGAAAACTGCCGATCCAAAATCAGGAAGATGGACACGTCACGTCGACAAAGCAATGCTGCCAACTTGGGATCCAGCGATTTTTCAGGATGATGATAAAAAAGTGTATATGTATTACGGTTCCAGCGGGAAACTGCCTCTTGTAGGTGTTGAAGTTGACTATAATACATGGCTTCCAAAAGGAAATCAGGCTGATTATGCTCAGTTATACAAAGCAACAGAAGTAGAAGATATTCAGCGTCCGTATGGGCAAATAAAAGAAGTTGCAGTTTTAGAACCTTCAGCTCACGGCTGGGAACGTTTCGGACCCAATAATGATATGGAACCTGCACCTTGGGGAAATTTTATTGAAGGAGCGTGGATGACCAAACATAACGGAAAATACTACATGCAGTATGGCGCGCCTGCAACAGAATTTAAAGGCTATGCAAATGGAGTTCATGTTGGAGATAATCCGCTTGGACCATTTACGTATCAAAAACACAATCCGATGTCTTATAAACCAGGCGGATTTGTAATTGGAGCTGGGCACGGAAATACTTTTGCTGATAATTTTGGTAATTACTGGAACACGGGAACTTGTAAAATCTCTATTAAAGATCGTTTTGAACGCCGTATAGATATGTTTCCAGCAGGATTCGATAAAGATGATGTCATGTATTCGATTACTTCTTACGGAGATTTTCCAATTGTCTTACCAACAAATCAGCGTGATCAAACGAAAGGAGCTTCATCAGGATGGATGTTACTTTCGTACAAGAAACCAGTAAAAGTTTCTTCTTCAGAAGAATGCATGGAAGTGGAAACACACAGAATGGATAACGGAGGCAAAAAAGTGTATGAGAAATTCTGTTACGGACCTGATAATCTGACAGATGAAAATATTCAAACCTATTGGTCTGCTAAAACGAGTAACCCTGGAGAATGGCTTCAAATGGATTTAGGAAGACAAATGGAAATTAATGCTTTGCAGATTAATTATGCAGATCATAAAGCAACCCAGTTTAATAAAGCAATGGATATTTATTACCAATACAAGATATTCATGTCTGATGATGCTGTTAATTGGACTTTGGTTGTAGATAAATCTAAAAATGATAAAGATGTACCACATGATTATGTAGAGCTTACAAAAGCGATTAAAGCACGTTACATC from Flavobacterium fluviale includes these protein-coding regions:
- a CDS encoding glucoamylase family protein, with amino-acid sequence MIRISVLFLAFTFFGCGSNADKAKENAEENTSGVALTDEQLLDAVQKQTFKYFWDYAEPNSGLARERYHPDGNYPENDSNIVTTGGSGFGLMALVSGMSQGYITKEQGVERLNKIADFLGKADRFHGAWSHWIDGNTGKVKPFGTKDNGGDLVETSFLVAGMITVREYLKDGSEKEKAVAQKYDALWKGVEWNWYTNNKNVLYWHWSPNYAWQMDFPLKGYNECLITYVMAASSPTYSIDAKAYHEGWARGGDIVSPKTKYNIPLILKHNGAEEFGGPLFWAHYSYVGLDPNQLSDQYANYWDLNVNQTKINYQYCVENPNKVEGYGADYWGLTASYSRNPDGSIGYNAHMPSNDQGVISPTAAISSIVYTPKESMAFIRNLYENHKQETWGNAGFYDALSLGNKWVAKRYLAIDQGPEVVMIENYRTGLLWKLFMNAPEVKQGLTKLGFKSGKYGI
- a CDS encoding carboxylesterase family protein — its product is MAKYELGYVLHKPANTKEKKPLIVFISGDGEKGTDLEKVKINGPLKYLKTHQLETYVLAPQCKEDENWDIESIYQLILKIQKENKIDSERIYVTGLSSGGWASWNLAFAHPDLFAANVPVAGFVDLIQLEHACEIANIPTRIYHGLLDDVVNVNYAITIYKELKKCNAKDVKLTIFDDANHDSWTRVYDNAAIYDWMLQQRKTNTNK
- the bglX gene encoding beta-glucosidase BglX — its product is MKNKLVLLFLGCAVLGYAQKKNTKNTVKIKPKSEFVAELMSKMTLDEKLGQLNLPTSGDITTGQANSSNVAKNIAEGKVGGLFNIKSVQKIKEVQKIAVEKSRLKIPLLFGMDVIHGYETTFPIPLGLSCTWDMGLIERSAQIAAKEASADGINWTFSPMVDVSRDPRWGRVSEGSGEDPYLGSQIAKAMVNGYQQHDLSKNNSILACVKHFALYGAPEGGRDYNTVDMSHIRMFNDYFPPYKAAVDAGVGSVMASFNEIDGIPATGNKWLMTDVLRKQWGFKGFVVTDFTGIPEMIEHGMGDLQQVSALSLNAGVEMDMVGEGFLGTLKKSLDEGKVKIETIDNAVKLILEAKYDLGLFQDPYKYCDEKRAKTEIFTMDSRKEARQIASQSLVLLKNQNQLLPLKKSGTIALIGPLADAKENMPGTWSVATKMENAVSLLAGIKEVAGAGTKVLYAKGGNLDYDETFETNATMFGKTLHRDARSKEDLLAEALKVAQQSDVIVAALGESAEMSGESSSRTNLEIPQAQKDLLNALLKTGKPVVLVLFDGRPLVITEEEKTVPAILNAWFAGTEAGYAIADVLFGDVNPSGKLTSTFPRSVGQLPIYYAHKNTGRPLSNSEGKFEKFRSNYIDERNEPLFPFGFGLSYTTFDYSNLKISSDKMNFSGKLKVTVDVTNTGNFDGKETVQLYIRDLVGSVTRPVRELKGFQKITLKKGEKQTVSFDITVEDLKFYNSDLQFAAEPGQFDIFVGGNSNSDKKVSFELTK
- a CDS encoding glycerophosphodiester phosphodiesterase family protein, coding for MNTFKISRSIFLLAMLFAFFSCNAQKNAIVAHRGAWKNNNLPENSIAALRHAIDLKLPGSEFDVWRTADDSLVINHDAHYNKMLIEETNYADLIKFKLSNGEKLPTLHEYISEGKRNNKQTLLVCEIKPSEISKERGKKTALMAVETIKKLKADKNTCYISFDYDILKQIRIVDAETSLQYLEGNKSPKEVKADKINGVDYHYSVFQKHPEWIQEAKDNKIILNAWTVNEAADMDWIINQKFNYITTNEPELLKERLNLKK
- a CDS encoding discoidin domain-containing protein, which encodes MKKIHKLMTLPILFVIVFSHNLLAQNLGKTEWFDPSRPATTYCNPINIGYNYTTHNHNRIPESRRSSADPVIITYKGEYYLFATNQAGFFWSKDMSDWNFVYGSFQREPGDDDQCAPAAWVVNDTLFYVGSTWKRDHPIWKTADPKSGRWTRHVDKAMLPTWDPAIFQDDDKKVYMYYGSSGKLPLVGVEVDYNTWLPKGNQADYAQLYKATEVEDIQRPYGQIKEVAVLEPSAHGWERFGPNNDMEPAPWGNFIEGAWMTKHNGKYYMQYGAPATEFKGYANGVHVGDNPLGPFTYQKHNPMSYKPGGFVIGAGHGNTFADNFGNYWNTGTCKISIKDRFERRIDMFPAGFDKDDVMYSITSYGDFPIVLPTNQRDQTKGASSGWMLLSYKKPVKVSSSEECMEVETHRMDNGGKKVYEKFCYGPDNLTDENIQTYWSAKTSNPGEWLQMDLGRQMEINALQINYADHKATQFNKAMDIYYQYKIFMSDDAVNWTLVVDKSKNDKDVPHDYVELTKAIKARYIKMENIHNASGLFAISDFRVFGNGLAAKPKAAASFKVDRNKADSRNAMISWKKQNDAIGYNIYYGISPDKLYNSIMVYGDSSYDFRGLDKGTKYYFTIEPFNENGIGIKNKIIEVK